One window of the Azospirillum sp. TSH58 genome contains the following:
- a CDS encoding ABC transporter substrate-binding protein — protein MTGLRAFAGRLVAALLLLPFLPPEVAAGRETRTAVTVLTSFPAGFYEPVREAFEAAHPDWRLRIVNTKTTAAISQLQERTDDGVDVFWASAPDAFEVLKAAKRLQPLAARPTGAPPTVGNQPINDPDGAYLGFALSGYGLLWNQRYLDRHGLPAPKRWEDLRRPVYARHLGITAPSRSGTMHLMVETVLQMQGWERGWATWLEIAGNLATVTARSYGVVDGVAKGRFGVGLSIDFLGQSAGSDEEDLRFAYPADSLFLPASVALLRGAPNPEGAGAFIDFLLSPAGQALLVRPDIQRLPVRPDAYAAAPAGYPDPYRTETGDDLFLFDRALSGARYELVNLLFDELVTFRVKTLNRVWQLIHEGEERLSALYGAAAHEPVAAELLRAARAAATAVPVSAAEAADPAFSMALRRPARGLPVSSRQAELEAAWRAFSRQRLDEALALAERALIILRVAGGEGVWP, from the coding sequence ATGACCGGATTGCGTGCCTTCGCGGGGCGTCTCGTCGCCGCTCTTCTCCTGCTCCCGTTCCTGCCGCCGGAGGTCGCGGCCGGGCGGGAGACCCGCACCGCCGTCACGGTGCTGACGTCCTTTCCCGCGGGCTTCTACGAGCCGGTGCGCGAGGCCTTCGAGGCCGCGCACCCGGACTGGCGCCTGCGCATCGTCAACACCAAGACCACCGCCGCGATCAGCCAGCTGCAGGAGCGTACGGACGACGGCGTGGACGTCTTCTGGGCGTCCGCCCCCGACGCCTTCGAGGTGCTGAAGGCGGCCAAGCGCCTGCAGCCGCTCGCCGCCCGCCCGACGGGGGCGCCGCCGACCGTCGGGAACCAGCCGATCAACGATCCGGACGGCGCCTATCTCGGCTTCGCGCTGTCGGGATACGGGCTGCTGTGGAACCAGCGCTATCTGGATCGCCACGGCCTGCCGGCGCCCAAGCGGTGGGAGGATCTCCGCCGCCCCGTCTACGCCCGGCATCTCGGCATCACCGCGCCGTCGCGGTCGGGCACCATGCATCTGATGGTCGAGACCGTTCTGCAGATGCAGGGGTGGGAACGCGGCTGGGCGACGTGGCTGGAGATCGCCGGCAACCTCGCCACCGTGACGGCGCGCAGCTACGGCGTGGTCGACGGCGTCGCCAAGGGGCGCTTCGGCGTCGGGCTGAGCATCGACTTCCTCGGCCAGTCCGCCGGGTCGGACGAGGAGGACCTGCGCTTCGCCTATCCCGCCGACAGCCTGTTCCTTCCCGCCAGCGTGGCCCTGCTGCGCGGCGCGCCGAACCCGGAGGGAGCCGGGGCCTTCATCGACTTCCTGCTGTCCCCGGCCGGTCAGGCGCTGCTCGTCCGCCCGGACATCCAGCGCCTGCCGGTGCGGCCCGACGCCTACGCGGCGGCCCCCGCCGGCTATCCCGACCCCTACCGGACGGAAACGGGGGACGACCTCTTCCTGTTCGACCGCGCCCTGTCCGGCGCCCGCTACGAGCTGGTGAACCTGCTGTTCGACGAGCTGGTGACCTTCCGGGTCAAGACGCTGAACCGGGTCTGGCAGCTGATCCACGAAGGGGAGGAGCGCCTGTCCGCCCTCTACGGCGCCGCGGCCCACGAGCCGGTCGCGGCGGAGCTGCTGCGCGCCGCGCGGGCGGCGGCCACCGCCGTCCCGGTCTCCGCGGCGGAGGCCGCCGACCCCGCCTTCTCCATGGCGTTGCGCCGGCCGGCGCGCGGGCTGCCCGTGTCCAGCCGGCAGGCGGAGCTGGAGGCCGCGTGGCGGGCCTTCTCCCGGCAGCGCTTGGACGAGGCGCTGGCCCTGGCGGAACGCGCGCTGATCATCCTGCGCGTGGCCGGCGGCGAAGGGGTGTGGCCGTGA
- a CDS encoding bifunctional aspartate transaminase/aspartate 4-decarboxylase has translation MDSIDYSRYAKLSPFELKDELIKLASGRENRLMLNAGRGNPNFLATLPRRAFFRLGLFAVAEAELSFSYMPNGVGGLPRIEGIEGRFERYVSEHRDQEGVVFLGRALSYVRDQLGLSGSGFLHEMVEGVLGANYPVPPRMLAISEDIVRHYLVKEMVGGFLPPGSIDLFAVEGGTAAMTYIFNSMKQNGLVERGDKVAIGLPVFTPYIEIPELDEYGLTEVAINADPTKGWQYPDSKLDKLKDPAVKVFFCVNPSNPPSVKMDDRSLDRIAAIVKNDRKDLIILTDDVYGTFADDFRSLFAVCPENTMLVYSFSKYFGATGWRLGVIATHKRNVCDQRVAGLPEERKAALDRRYGSLVPDVRGLRFIDRLVADSRTVALNHTAGLSTPQQVQMVMFSLFALMDEQDGYKAELKKVIRRREAALYRELGLPTLSDPNAVDYYTLLDLEDIALKLYGPDYAAWVKAKFVPNDMLFRIAAETGIVLLPGKGFGTLQPAARVSLANLNEYEYAAIGRSLRGMADQSYEEFKRQQQNGNAPNGKTKPN, from the coding sequence ATGGACTCGATCGATTACAGCCGATACGCGAAGCTCAGTCCCTTCGAACTGAAGGACGAACTGATCAAGCTCGCCTCCGGCCGCGAGAACCGGCTGATGCTGAACGCGGGGCGCGGCAACCCGAACTTCCTGGCGACCCTGCCGCGCCGGGCCTTCTTCCGGCTGGGCCTGTTCGCCGTCGCCGAGGCCGAGCTGTCCTTCTCCTACATGCCGAACGGCGTCGGCGGCCTGCCGCGGATCGAGGGCATCGAGGGCCGGTTCGAACGCTACGTCTCGGAGCACCGCGACCAGGAGGGGGTGGTGTTTCTCGGCCGCGCGCTGAGCTACGTGCGCGACCAGCTCGGCCTGTCGGGCTCCGGCTTCCTGCATGAGATGGTGGAGGGGGTGCTGGGGGCGAACTACCCGGTGCCGCCGCGCATGCTGGCGATCAGCGAGGACATCGTCCGGCACTATCTGGTGAAGGAGATGGTCGGCGGCTTCCTGCCGCCCGGCAGCATCGACCTGTTCGCGGTCGAGGGCGGCACCGCCGCGATGACCTACATCTTCAACTCGATGAAGCAGAACGGGCTGGTCGAGCGGGGCGACAAGGTCGCCATCGGACTGCCCGTCTTCACCCCCTACATCGAAATCCCGGAACTCGACGAGTACGGGTTGACGGAGGTCGCCATCAACGCCGACCCGACCAAGGGTTGGCAGTACCCGGACTCCAAACTGGACAAGCTGAAGGACCCGGCGGTCAAGGTGTTCTTCTGCGTCAACCCCAGCAACCCGCCCTCGGTCAAGATGGACGACCGCAGCCTCGACCGCATTGCCGCCATCGTGAAGAACGACCGGAAGGACCTGATCATCCTGACGGACGACGTCTACGGGACCTTCGCGGACGATTTCCGGTCGCTGTTCGCCGTCTGCCCCGAGAACACCATGCTGGTCTATTCCTTCTCGAAGTATTTCGGAGCGACGGGGTGGCGGCTGGGCGTGATCGCCACCCACAAGCGGAATGTCTGCGACCAGCGGGTCGCCGGCCTGCCGGAGGAGCGGAAAGCCGCGCTCGACCGCCGCTACGGCTCGCTGGTGCCGGACGTGCGCGGCCTGCGCTTCATCGACCGGCTGGTCGCCGACAGCCGCACCGTCGCGCTGAACCACACCGCCGGGCTGTCCACGCCGCAGCAGGTGCAGATGGTGATGTTCTCGCTGTTCGCCCTGATGGACGAGCAGGACGGCTACAAGGCCGAGCTGAAGAAGGTCATCCGTCGGCGCGAGGCCGCCTTGTATCGCGAATTGGGCCTTCCGACGCTGTCCGACCCGAACGCGGTGGACTACTACACGCTCCTCGATCTGGAGGACATCGCGCTGAAGCTCTACGGCCCGGACTACGCGGCCTGGGTGAAGGCGAAGTTCGTTCCGAACGACATGCTGTTCCGCATCGCCGCGGAGACCGGCATCGTCCTGCTGCCGGGCAAGGGCTTCGGCACCCTGCAGCCGGCCGCCCGCGTCTCGCTGGCCAATCTGAACGAGTACGAATACGCGGCGATCGGGCGCTCGCTGCGCGGAATGGCCGACCAATCCTACGAGGAGTTCAAAAGGCAACAGCAGAATGGGAACGCGCCGAACGGCAAGACCAAGCCCAACTGA
- a CDS encoding EAL domain-containing protein, producing MMRVYACITQQHDLWLVLLAGAVCGFGAWVSLNLARRAAAAVGRARWGWLAGAATATGGGVWATHFIAMLAFRTSLPTGYDVGLTVLSSLIAIGGAALGIRHAIGGGRLAAPLGGAVAGAAATAMHFTGMAALQVPANLHYDPAYVAVALGLGVLLAGAGFTAALRIGSLKGLAAGAGLLALGICGLHFTGMAGVTLIPDPLHDMSDQIMEPGLLAVAIAVTATVVMALGLAGAIVDQRLAARTANEAARLRASEERFRQLADATTEGIVIHRDGVVLDVNRAMAELLGKPSAAFIGQSMLRFVVQNRRSDIERKLAHPTSERVELDLLHDDGTLVMVEAHGQDITHEGRPARVVAVRDIRERKRAEERIRHMAHHDLLTGLPNRSLFLDRLNGALTSAGRAHTGVAVLYLDLDRFKAVNDLLGHPAGDRLLQEMARRMLEAVPSHDTVARLSGDEFAVLHRIAQPGEALALADRLVKALGAPAELDGQRMVVGTSVGIALFPQDGAGAEALLQHADTALYRAKSEGRGTFRFFEAEMDERLQARRGLERDLRQALSDGALCVHYQPLEDCRTHRVLGFEALVRWKHPERGMIPPSEFVPLAEESGLVMQLGEFVLRTACRDARSWPDPVKVAVNLSPVQFRHSDLPATILGILEEEGLPPHRLEIEVTEGVMIDDTERALAALTALKAAGVRIALDDFGTGYSSLSYLQKFTFDKLKIDRSFVQLMAENRESLSIIRTILALAKSLDIAVTAEGVETEEQRTLLKNESCNQLQGYLIGRPVPASELARFYEPA from the coding sequence ATGATGCGTGTGTATGCCTGCATAACCCAGCAGCACGATCTGTGGCTTGTGCTGCTGGCCGGGGCGGTCTGTGGATTCGGTGCCTGGGTGTCCCTGAACCTCGCCCGCCGCGCGGCGGCGGCGGTGGGGCGGGCGCGCTGGGGCTGGCTGGCCGGTGCCGCGACGGCGACCGGCGGCGGCGTGTGGGCGACCCATTTCATCGCCATGCTGGCCTTCCGGACGAGCCTGCCCACGGGCTACGACGTCGGCCTGACGGTCCTGTCGAGCCTGATCGCCATCGGCGGCGCCGCGCTGGGCATCCGCCACGCCATCGGCGGCGGGCGGCTGGCCGCTCCGCTCGGCGGCGCCGTCGCCGGGGCCGCGGCGACGGCCATGCATTTCACCGGCATGGCGGCGCTCCAGGTGCCGGCCAACCTGCATTACGATCCGGCCTACGTCGCGGTGGCGCTGGGCCTGGGCGTCCTGCTGGCCGGGGCGGGCTTCACCGCCGCCCTGCGGATCGGGTCGCTGAAGGGGCTGGCGGCCGGCGCGGGCCTGCTGGCGCTGGGCATCTGCGGGCTGCATTTCACCGGCATGGCCGGCGTCACGCTGATCCCCGACCCGCTGCACGACATGTCCGACCAGATCATGGAGCCGGGCCTGCTGGCGGTCGCCATCGCGGTGACCGCCACGGTGGTGATGGCGCTGGGCCTCGCCGGAGCCATCGTCGACCAGCGGCTGGCCGCGCGGACGGCGAACGAGGCGGCCCGGCTGCGGGCCAGCGAGGAGCGGTTCCGCCAGCTCGCCGACGCCACCACCGAAGGCATCGTGATCCACCGCGACGGCGTGGTCCTCGACGTCAACCGCGCCATGGCGGAGCTGCTGGGCAAGCCGTCGGCCGCGTTCATCGGCCAGTCCATGCTGCGCTTCGTGGTGCAGAACCGCCGCTCCGACATCGAGCGCAAGCTGGCCCATCCGACCTCCGAGCGGGTGGAGCTGGATCTGCTGCACGACGACGGCACGCTGGTGATGGTCGAGGCGCACGGGCAGGACATCACGCACGAGGGCCGGCCGGCCCGCGTCGTCGCCGTCCGCGACATCCGCGAGCGCAAGCGGGCGGAGGAGCGCATCCGCCACATGGCGCACCACGACCTGCTGACCGGCCTGCCCAACCGCTCGCTGTTCCTCGACCGGCTGAACGGCGCGCTGACCAGCGCGGGGCGGGCGCACACCGGGGTGGCGGTGCTCTATCTGGATCTCGACCGCTTCAAGGCGGTGAACGACCTGCTGGGCCACCCGGCGGGCGACCGGCTGCTGCAGGAGATGGCCCGCCGCATGCTGGAGGCGGTGCCCAGCCACGACACGGTGGCGCGGCTGAGCGGCGACGAGTTCGCCGTCCTGCACCGCATCGCCCAGCCGGGCGAGGCGCTGGCCCTGGCCGACCGGCTGGTGAAGGCGCTGGGCGCCCCGGCCGAGCTGGACGGCCAGCGGATGGTGGTGGGGACGAGCGTCGGCATCGCCCTGTTCCCGCAGGACGGCGCCGGGGCGGAAGCGCTGCTCCAGCACGCCGACACCGCGCTCTACCGCGCCAAGTCGGAGGGGCGGGGCACCTTCCGCTTCTTCGAGGCGGAAATGGACGAGCGTCTGCAGGCCCGCCGCGGCCTGGAGCGCGACCTGCGCCAAGCATTGAGCGACGGCGCGCTCTGCGTCCATTACCAGCCGCTGGAGGATTGCCGGACGCACCGCGTCCTGGGGTTCGAGGCGCTGGTGCGCTGGAAGCATCCGGAGCGCGGCATGATCCCGCCGTCGGAGTTCGTGCCGCTGGCCGAGGAGAGCGGGCTGGTCATGCAGCTCGGCGAGTTCGTTCTGCGCACCGCCTGCCGGGACGCCCGGAGCTGGCCCGATCCGGTCAAGGTGGCGGTGAACCTGTCGCCGGTCCAGTTCCGCCATTCCGACCTCCCGGCCACCATCCTCGGCATCCTGGAGGAGGAGGGGCTGCCGCCGCACCGGCTGGAGATCGAGGTGACCGAGGGGGTGATGATCGACGACACCGAGCGCGCCCTGGCCGCGCTGACCGCGCTGAAGGCCGCCGGGGTGCGCATCGCGCTCGACGATTTCGGCACCGGCTATTCCAGCCTCAGCTATCTCCAGAAATTCACCTTCGACAAGCTGAAGATCGACCGCTCCTTCGTCCAGCTGATGGCGGAGAACCGTGAGTCCCTGTCGATCATCCGCACCATCCTGGCGCTCGCCAAGAGCCTGGACATCGCCGTCACGGCGGAGGGCGTGGAGACGGAGGAGCAGCGGACCCTGCTGAAGAACGAATCCTGCAACCAGCTCCAGGGCTATCTGATCGGGCGCCCGGTCCCGGCGTCGGAGCTGGCGCGCTTCTACGAGCCGGCGTGA
- a CDS encoding sigma-54 dependent transcriptional regulator yields MTVLLIDDDHEVLDASRQTLELEGFAVEATTRPEDALGRLGPSWPGVVVTDVRMPVLDGFALLERVRAADPEVPVVLVTGHGDIAMAMRAVRGGAYDFIEKPAEPGHLVEVVRRALEHRRLVLENRSLRAQLAGGGSLEARIIGRSAAIERLRAAVAGLADAEVDVLLFGETGTGKELVARSLHDAGRRRAGNFVALNCGALPDTIIESELFGHEPGAFTGAQGRRIGKLEHADGGTLFLDEIESMPMHLQVKLLRVLQERVIERVGGNRPIPLDLRVVAATKVDLLRQAGEGRFREDLYYRLNVVTVPLPPLRERREDVPLLLRHFLDAAAARARRPPPPVDAAALARLAAHGWPGNVRELRNVAERMALGLGDGLGNGLGGGLAGGPAGGAGGGGIEPLAGQMDRIEKQLIEDALARCGGRVGETADKLGITRKTLYLKMRHHGLHRGDFTEE; encoded by the coding sequence ATGACCGTTCTTCTGATCGACGACGACCACGAGGTGCTGGACGCCAGCCGCCAGACGCTGGAGCTGGAAGGGTTCGCGGTGGAGGCGACGACCCGGCCCGAAGACGCCTTGGGCCGGCTCGGCCCGTCCTGGCCGGGCGTGGTGGTGACCGACGTCCGCATGCCCGTCCTGGACGGCTTCGCCCTGCTGGAACGGGTGCGCGCCGCCGACCCGGAGGTGCCGGTGGTGCTGGTGACCGGGCACGGCGACATCGCCATGGCGATGCGGGCGGTGCGCGGCGGCGCCTACGACTTCATCGAGAAGCCGGCCGAACCCGGCCATCTCGTGGAGGTGGTGCGCCGCGCGCTGGAGCATCGGCGGCTGGTCCTGGAGAACCGCAGCCTGCGGGCGCAGCTGGCCGGCGGCGGCTCGCTGGAGGCGCGCATCATCGGCCGGTCCGCCGCCATCGAACGGCTGCGCGCCGCCGTGGCCGGGCTGGCCGACGCGGAGGTGGACGTCCTGCTGTTCGGCGAGACCGGAACCGGCAAGGAGCTGGTCGCCCGCAGCCTGCACGACGCCGGGCGACGGCGGGCCGGGAATTTCGTCGCCCTCAACTGCGGCGCCCTGCCCGACACCATCATCGAGAGCGAGCTGTTCGGCCACGAACCCGGCGCCTTCACCGGGGCGCAGGGACGGCGCATCGGCAAGCTGGAGCACGCCGACGGCGGCACGCTGTTCCTCGACGAGATCGAGAGCATGCCGATGCACCTCCAGGTCAAGCTGCTGCGCGTGCTGCAGGAGCGGGTGATCGAGCGCGTCGGCGGCAACCGGCCCATTCCGCTGGACCTGCGCGTGGTCGCCGCCACCAAGGTCGATCTGCTGCGGCAGGCGGGGGAGGGCCGGTTCCGCGAAGATCTTTACTACCGCCTGAACGTGGTCACCGTGCCGCTTCCCCCCTTGCGCGAACGGCGGGAGGATGTGCCGCTCCTGCTGCGCCATTTCCTCGACGCCGCGGCGGCCCGCGCCCGCCGCCCGCCCCCCCCGGTGGACGCGGCGGCGCTGGCCCGTCTGGCCGCCCACGGCTGGCCGGGCAACGTCCGCGAATTGCGCAATGTCGCCGAGCGCATGGCCCTGGGCCTGGGCGACGGTCTGGGTAACGGCCTGGGCGGCGGCCTGGCGGGCGGACCGGCGGGCGGGGCAGGGGGCGGCGGGATCGAACCCCTGGCCGGGCAGATGGACCGCATCGAGAAGCAGCTCATCGAGGACGCGCTGGCCCGCTGCGGCGGGCGGGTCGGCGAGACGGCGGACAAGCTGGGCATCACCCGCAAGACCTTGTACCTGAAGATGCGTCACCACGGCCTCCACCGCGGCGACTTCACCGAGGAGTGA
- a CDS encoding LysR family transcriptional regulator produces MNRNDLSDLAAFAVVAEEGSFTRAAARLGMSQSALSHAMKALEDRLGLRLLARTTRSVSTTEAGQRLLRTLRPALDDIAAGLAAVGELREKPAGTLRITTGKHAAVRVLWPVLSGFLADYPEVQVELSIDSSLTDIVASRFDAGVRLGEQVEKDMIAVRIGPDIRAAIVGAPSYFAQRPVPCAPQDLAGHDCINYRFTSSGALYVWEFEEDGHPVNVRVSGSLVSNDMDVIMAAVLDGRGLAYIFEDEAAEHIAAGRLVRVLDDWCKPFPGYYLYYPSRRQIPPALAALVDALRYRL; encoded by the coding sequence ATGAACCGGAACGACCTCAGCGATCTGGCGGCCTTCGCCGTCGTGGCGGAGGAGGGGAGCTTCACGCGGGCGGCGGCCCGGCTGGGCATGTCCCAATCCGCGCTCAGCCACGCCATGAAGGCGCTGGAGGACCGGCTGGGCCTGCGCCTGCTGGCCCGGACGACCCGCAGCGTGTCCACGACGGAGGCCGGGCAGCGGCTGCTCCGCACGCTGCGGCCGGCGCTGGACGACATCGCCGCCGGGCTGGCCGCGGTGGGGGAACTGCGCGAGAAGCCCGCCGGCACGCTGCGCATCACCACCGGCAAGCACGCCGCCGTCCGGGTGCTGTGGCCCGTTCTGTCGGGCTTCCTCGCCGACTATCCGGAGGTGCAGGTGGAGCTGTCCATCGACAGCAGCCTGACCGACATCGTGGCCAGCCGCTTCGACGCCGGGGTCCGGCTGGGCGAGCAGGTCGAGAAGGACATGATCGCGGTGCGCATCGGCCCGGACATCCGGGCGGCCATCGTCGGCGCGCCCTCCTACTTCGCGCAGCGTCCGGTGCCCTGCGCCCCGCAGGATCTGGCCGGGCACGACTGCATCAACTACCGCTTCACCTCGTCCGGCGCCCTTTATGTCTGGGAGTTCGAGGAGGACGGCCATCCGGTGAACGTCCGGGTGTCGGGATCGCTGGTGTCCAACGACATGGACGTCATCATGGCCGCCGTTCTGGACGGGCGGGGGCTGGCCTACATCTTCGAGGACGAGGCGGCGGAGCACATCGCCGCCGGGCGGCTGGTCCGCGTGCTGGACGACTGGTGCAAGCCCTTCCCCGGCTATTACCTCTACTACCCCAGCCGCCGGCAGATCCCCCCGGCCCTGGCCGCCCTGGTGGACGCGCTGCGCTATCGGCTGTAG
- a CDS encoding ATP-binding protein has protein sequence MSVEAVAERAPGPVRFGIRARLLLAFVAVAALSVVACGLGWLSYDRLGGTLDEFAESHLPALGLAARLAEEGGSIIATAPILANAQTEQELGAIRDALGRRLAALRALAAEGERGVPGLRPMADALGHNLTDLDATVRHRLALARRNQEGIERLRWLHADFLDEIEPLVTDARFNIQSALDLVEAGTRSAEAVRVLRAESRRSEAVLQIGANGNLAVGLIARAATLATTEALDDNAGFLEETADRLQRDLATLDDWADGVSLAQVVARLLELARGEGSVPELRRAELAAADRGQGLLAENRKLVARLNGLIAQQVQSVETTSRAAAARSAQAIAEGRSALLASALVSLLVAVLVAWLYVNRSIISRLTRLGSAAHEIAAGNLQADIPLGGNDELSQMAAALLVFRDTAIAVEEANAQAIIDNAQAGLATTDADGVIEFVNPPAAALIAAPDGSADGRLADRLDPAGARRVEDFFREAGAAPDEAVPSLSILTAGRRPDGRPVPVQVGIRPFRRRQQQRFIVTLTDMTERVEAQQILERTVAERTADLRTTNARLERAIAEHQRAERDLRDAQAELVQAGKLAALGQLAAGVGHELNQPLSAIRSYAHNGRKLIALGRVAEAEGNLGKIADLTARMANITNHLKRFARRPDTRLGAVELAPVVQGALSLFDTRLREEAVEVAVHLPEGRPGEPLRVRAEEVRLEQVLVNLLSNALDAVADAPLRRIAIGVEETDGSVRITVRDSGSGIPDAVAGQVFDPFFTTKPVGTGLGLGLSISYNIVRDFGGVLSVADSGPGGTVFLLTLTRA, from the coding sequence GTGAGCGTGGAGGCCGTCGCCGAGCGGGCCCCCGGCCCCGTGCGGTTCGGCATCCGGGCGCGGCTGCTGCTGGCCTTCGTCGCGGTGGCGGCGCTGTCGGTGGTCGCCTGCGGGCTGGGCTGGCTGTCCTACGACCGGCTGGGCGGCACGCTGGACGAGTTCGCGGAGAGCCATCTGCCCGCCCTGGGCCTTGCCGCGCGCCTGGCGGAGGAGGGCGGAAGCATCATCGCCACCGCGCCGATCCTCGCCAACGCCCAGACGGAGCAGGAGCTTGGGGCGATCCGCGACGCGCTGGGCCGCCGGCTCGCCGCGCTGCGCGCGCTGGCGGCGGAAGGGGAGCGCGGCGTTCCCGGGCTGCGCCCGATGGCGGACGCGCTCGGCCACAACCTGACCGACCTCGACGCCACCGTGCGGCACCGGCTGGCGCTGGCCCGCCGCAACCAGGAGGGCATCGAGCGGCTGCGCTGGCTGCACGCCGACTTTCTCGACGAGATCGAGCCGCTGGTCACCGACGCCCGCTTCAACATCCAGAGCGCGCTGGACCTCGTCGAGGCCGGCACCCGCTCCGCCGAGGCGGTCCGCGTCCTGCGCGCGGAAAGCCGGCGCAGCGAGGCGGTGCTGCAGATCGGGGCGAACGGCAACCTTGCGGTCGGGCTGATCGCGCGGGCCGCGACGCTGGCCACCACCGAGGCGCTGGACGACAACGCCGGGTTCCTGGAGGAGACGGCCGACCGGCTGCAGCGCGATCTGGCGACCCTGGACGACTGGGCGGACGGCGTGTCGCTGGCGCAGGTCGTCGCGCGCCTGCTGGAGCTGGCCCGCGGCGAGGGCAGCGTCCCGGAGCTGCGCCGCGCGGAGCTGGCCGCGGCCGACCGGGGGCAGGGCCTGCTGGCCGAGAACCGGAAGCTGGTGGCCCGGCTGAACGGCCTGATCGCCCAGCAGGTGCAGTCGGTGGAAACCACCTCCCGCGCCGCCGCCGCGCGGTCGGCCCAGGCCATCGCCGAGGGACGGTCGGCCCTGCTGGCAAGCGCGCTGGTCAGCCTGCTGGTGGCGGTGCTGGTGGCTTGGCTGTACGTCAACCGCAGCATCATCTCCCGCCTGACGCGGCTGGGCAGCGCGGCGCACGAGATCGCCGCCGGCAACCTCCAGGCGGACATCCCGCTTGGCGGCAACGACGAGCTGTCGCAGATGGCCGCGGCCCTGCTGGTCTTCCGCGACACCGCCATCGCGGTGGAGGAGGCCAACGCCCAGGCCATCATCGACAACGCCCAGGCCGGGCTGGCGACCACCGACGCCGACGGGGTGATCGAATTCGTCAACCCGCCGGCCGCCGCCCTGATCGCCGCGCCGGACGGTTCGGCGGACGGGCGTCTGGCGGACCGGCTGGACCCCGCCGGAGCGCGGCGCGTGGAGGATTTCTTCCGCGAGGCCGGCGCGGCCCCGGACGAGGCGGTGCCGTCCCTCTCCATCCTGACCGCCGGGCGCCGGCCGGACGGTCGCCCGGTGCCGGTCCAGGTGGGCATCCGCCCCTTCCGGCGCCGCCAGCAGCAGCGCTTCATCGTCACCCTGACCGACATGACGGAGCGGGTGGAGGCGCAGCAGATCCTGGAGCGCACGGTGGCGGAGCGCACCGCCGACCTGCGCACCACCAACGCGCGGCTGGAGCGGGCCATCGCCGAGCACCAGCGCGCCGAACGCGACCTGCGCGACGCCCAGGCGGAGCTGGTGCAGGCCGGCAAGCTGGCGGCGCTCGGGCAGCTCGCCGCCGGGGTGGGGCACGAGCTGAACCAGCCGCTGTCGGCCATCCGCTCCTACGCCCACAACGGGCGCAAGCTGATCGCGCTCGGACGGGTCGCGGAGGCGGAGGGCAACCTCGGCAAGATCGCCGACCTGACCGCCCGCATGGCCAACATCACCAACCATCTGAAGCGCTTCGCCCGCCGTCCCGACACCCGGCTGGGCGCGGTCGAGCTGGCGCCGGTGGTGCAGGGCGCCCTCTCGCTGTTCGACACCCGGCTGCGCGAGGAGGCCGTGGAGGTGGCCGTGCACCTGCCGGAGGGCCGCCCCGGCGAGCCGCTGCGCGTCCGCGCGGAGGAGGTGCGGCTGGAACAGGTGCTGGTCAATCTGCTGAGCAACGCGCTGGACGCCGTGGCCGACGCCCCGCTGCGCCGCATCGCCATCGGCGTGGAGGAGACGGACGGGAGCGTGCGCATCACGGTGCGCGACAGCGGCTCCGGCATTCCCGACGCGGTGGCCGGGCAGGTGTTCGATCCCTTCTTCACGACCAAGCCGGTGGGCACGGGGCTCGGCCTCGGCCTCTCGATCTCCTACAACATCGTGCGGGACTTCGGCGGCGTCCTGTCGGTGGCCGACAGCGGCCCCGGCGGAACCGTCTTCCTGCTGACCCTGACCCGTGCCTGA